The genome window GCCGACCCCGAGAGTTCCGAACGACTGAACACGCGACCAGCGCTGACGCTGGCCACGGGTTACGCCACCCCGGCTGCGGGGCTGGCGCGACGGATCGTCGACGACGATCACACATAGATGAGGATGTAGATGGCAACGGTTAACCAGCTGGTTCGCAAGCCGCGCGCCCGCAAGGTCGAAAAGTCCAACGTGCCCGCGCTCGAGAGCTGTCCGCAGCGTCGCGGCGTCTGCACGCGCGTGTACACCACCACCCCGAAGAAGCCGAACTCGGCCATGCGGAAGGTGGCTCGTGTGCGCCTGACCAATGGTTTCGAAGTCACCAGCTACATCGGCGGTGAAGGACACAACCTCCAGGAGCACTCCGTGGTGCTCATTCGCGGCGGTCGCGTCAAGGATCTCCCCGGTGTGCGCTACCACACGGTACGCGGCACGCTCGATTGCGCCGGCGTCAACAGCCGTCGCCAGGGTCGCTCCAAGTACGGCGCCAAGCGCCCGAAGGGCTAACCGTCGGTTGAGGTTTTCGCCGCGCTCGCGCCGGCACCAGAGATAAGCTTCTAGCAGGAACACCATGTCAAGACGATCTTCCGCCACTCGCCGCCCGGTCCTTCCGGACCCGAAGTACAAGAGCGAGATGTTGACCAAGTTCATCAACATGCTCATGACGCGTGGCAAGAAGTCCGTGGCCGAGTCGATCGTGTACGGCGCCCTCGACACCATGGCTGAGAAGAGCGCCACCACCGGCGACCGCGCCGTGGAGATGCTCGGCCAGGCCCTGGACAACGTGAAGCCCGTGGTCGAGGTGAAGTCTCGCCGCGTGGGCGGTGCCACCTACCAGGTGCCCGTGGAAGTGCGTCCCCTGCGCCGCCAAACCCTGGCCATGCGCTGGGTGATCGACGCTGCTCGTAAGCGCAGTGAGAAGTCCATGGCGCAGCGCCTGGCGAATGAGCTGCTCGAGGCGGCTGACAATCGCGGTACGGCCGTGAAGAAGCGTGAGGACACGCACCGTATGGCTGAGGCCAACAAGGCCTTCTCTCATTACCGCTGGTAACTGAGCTACCGGCGGCCACGAGTCGATTACATGTTGATGCCAGCAGAGATTGACCGTGGCACGTACTACCCCCATCCAGCGCTACCGAAACATCGGCATCATGGCCCACATCGATGCCGGCAAGACGACGACGACCGAGCGCATTCTCTTTTACACCGGGGTTTCCCACAAACTCGGTGAAGTCCACGACGGTGCCGCCGTCATGGACTGGATGGAGCAGGAGCAAGAACGCGGCATCACGATCACGTCGGCCGCCACCACCTGCTTCTGGTCGGGCATGGACCAGCAGTTCCCCGACCACCGCATCAACATCATCGACACCCCTGGTCACGTCGACTTCACGATCGAAGTCGAGCGCTCCCTGCGCGTGCTCGACAGTGCCGTCGCCGTCTTCGATTCTGTAGGGGGTGTCGAACCGCAGTCCGAGACCGTGTGGCGCCAGGCGAATCGCTACGCCGTGCCGCGCCTGGCATTCGTCAACAAGATGGACCGTGTAGGTGCGGACTTTCTCCGCGTGGTCGAGCAGATCACCGAGCGCCTTCGCGGCAACCCGGTGCCGATCCAGCTGCCGATCGGCGCGGAAGAGGACTTCCGCGGCGTCGTCGATCTCATTCGGATGCGGGCGATCTACTGGGACGACAGCACTCTCGGTACGCGCTACGAAGCGGGCGAGATCCCCGAGGATATGGTCGAGCTGGCCCAGCACTGGCGCGAGCACATGCTCGAAGCCGTGGCGGAGGCCGACGAGGCTTACATGGAGCGCTACCTCGAGGACGGTGAGCTCTCGGAAGAGGAGATCGTCGCGGGCTTGCGCAAGCGCACGATCGCCAACGAACTCGTGCCGGTACTCTGTGGGTCTGCCTTCAAGAACAAGGGCGTCCAGGCTGTGCTCGACGCTGTGATCGAGCTCCTCCCGTCGCCTGTCGACGTGCCCTCGGTGACCGGCATCGGCAGCGACGACGAGACCACCGAGGAGCGTCCGGCAGACGACGATGCGCCTTTTGCGGCCCTCGCGTTCAAGATCGCGACGGACCCCTACGTCGGTACGCTCGCCTTCATGCGGGTGTACTCGGGCGTGGTGAAGACGGGCGATACGGTCTTCAACCCCATCAAGGGGAAGAAGGAGCGCATCGGTCGGCTGGTGCAGATGCACGCCAACGATCGCGAAGATCTGAAGGAGGTGCGCGCCGGCGATATCGCCGCGGCTGTCGGCCTCAAGGATGTGAGCACCGGCGATACGCTCGCCGATCCGTCCGCGCGCGTCACCCTGGAGCGAATGGATTTCCCGGATCCCGTGATCTCGGTCGCGG of Pseudomonadota bacterium contains these proteins:
- the rpsL gene encoding 30S ribosomal protein S12, which gives rise to MATVNQLVRKPRARKVEKSNVPALESCPQRRGVCTRVYTTTPKKPNSAMRKVARVRLTNGFEVTSYIGGEGHNLQEHSVVLIRGGRVKDLPGVRYHTVRGTLDCAGVNSRRQGRSKYGAKRPKG
- the rpsG gene encoding 30S ribosomal protein S7; this translates as MSRRSSATRRPVLPDPKYKSEMLTKFINMLMTRGKKSVAESIVYGALDTMAEKSATTGDRAVEMLGQALDNVKPVVEVKSRRVGGATYQVPVEVRPLRRQTLAMRWVIDAARKRSEKSMAQRLANELLEAADNRGTAVKKREDTHRMAEANKAFSHYRW
- the fusA gene encoding elongation factor G encodes the protein MARTTPIQRYRNIGIMAHIDAGKTTTTERILFYTGVSHKLGEVHDGAAVMDWMEQEQERGITITSAATTCFWSGMDQQFPDHRINIIDTPGHVDFTIEVERSLRVLDSAVAVFDSVGGVEPQSETVWRQANRYAVPRLAFVNKMDRVGADFLRVVEQITERLRGNPVPIQLPIGAEEDFRGVVDLIRMRAIYWDDSTLGTRYEAGEIPEDMVELAQHWREHMLEAVAEADEAYMERYLEDGELSEEEIVAGLRKRTIANELVPVLCGSAFKNKGVQAVLDAVIELLPSPVDVPSVTGIGSDDETTEERPADDDAPFAALAFKIATDPYVGTLAFMRVYSGVVKTGDTVFNPIKGKKERIGRLVQMHANDREDLKEVRAGDIAAAVGLKDVSTGDTLADPSARVTLERMDFPDPVISVAVEPRTKADQDKMGMALSKLAQEDPSFRVRTDEESGQTIISGMGELHLEIIVDRLRREFKVDSNVGKPQVAYRETIAKSVKQEGKFVRQTGGKGQYGHVWLRLEPQERGAGYTFENKIVGGVVPKEFIPAVDKGVQEQMQTGVIAGYPVVDVKATLYDGSFHDVDSSEVAFKIAASMAFREGTQAAGPVLLEPMMKVEVVTPDDYMGDVMGDLQRRRGVVQGMEDAVAGKIIRVEVPLSEMFGYATELRSMSQGRASYSMEFAHYAEAPPAVVDALTA